The Bombus terrestris chromosome 9, iyBomTerr1.2, whole genome shotgun sequence genome contains a region encoding:
- the LOC100648326 gene encoding protein RUFY3 isoform X6: MRQESKNGLKIRPPGDHGVHHSGVMLEEDMAGAQDTIYLCNFRVSVDGEWLCLKELQDVEFSLQESMQRSPSPPLALSGINHHHHHHHIDHHRQQQLPDQRELRDIMPPSPPPLQHVSSLSRDPVIIERSNLVNISKLIVKELIETSLKYGRMLDSDHMPLQHFFIVLEHVLRHGLRPKKGLLGPKKELWDILQLVEKYCSEAQDITSSIRDLPTVRTAMGRARAWLRMALMQKKLADYLKVLIDHKEDILSEYFEPDALMMSEEAIVIMGLLVGLNVIDCNFCVKEEDLDCQQGVIDFSLYLRNSNHIPGESPDDELENDNMTTVLDQKNYIEELNRHLNATVTNLQAKVESLTTTNALMKEDLSIAKNNILSLHEENRQLKKELGIEIKDTNENGKPPIKITETTTEIEELRSRLDTEKKLRQDVEKELELQISMKSEMEVAMKLLEKDIHEKQDTIISLRRQLDEIKLINLEMYKKLQECEHELTQKGEMVSRLHAKTNQIGKILNNLEKCNHMKKDGENIRSPTTPSSISKSILNKTSPTSPRCYTSADNVSAVDYQHPPNNQQQSANNHQKPTNNQQTNNHQQSTNAQQQSLTKQPCSPNNNGQTMGKEQQNGANVKEMEKPDTPEQSKSNGEVSMEAEEQSTA, from the exons ATGCGGCAAGAATCCAAAAACGGTCTGAAGATCAGGCCACCGGGTGACCACGGTGTGCATCACAGTGGGGTCATGCTTGAAGAAGACATGGCTGGCGCTCAGGATACGATATACCTGTGCAACTTCCGTGTTTCTGTCGACGGCGAGTGGCTGTGCCTGAAAGAGCTTCAGGATGTCGAGTTCTCGTTGCAGGAGTCGATGCAACGTTCACCATCGCCACCGCTCGCTCTCAGTGGTATtaaccatcatcatcatcatcatcatattGATCATCATCGTCAGCAACAGCTTCCCGATCAGCGAGAGCTTCGCGATATAATGCCGCCAAGCCCACCGCCATTGCAGCACGTTTCCAGCTTGT CACGCGATCCCGTCATCATCGAGAGGAGTAATCTtgtgaatatttcgaaattaatcGTGAAGGAGCTGATCGAAACGTCTTTGAAGTATGGTCGGATGCTCGATTCTGATCATATGCCATTGCAACATTTTTTCATCGTTCTTGAACACGTGCTTAGGCATGGTTTACGACCAAAGAAG GGTCTACTTGGACCCAAGAAGGAGCTTTGGGATATACTTCAGCTAGTTGAGAAATATTGTTCCGAAGCACAGGACATTACGTCCAGTATTCGTGATCTACCTACTGTTAG GACTGCAATGGGTAGAGCGCGAGCATGGTTGCGTATGGCGTTAATGCAGAAAAAGCTAGCGGACTACTTGAAAGTTTTAATCGACCACAAGGAAGATATATTGTCCGAGTATTTCGAGCCTGACGCTCTGATGATGAGCGAAGAGGCAATCGTTATAATGGGCTTGTTGGTGGGCTTGAACGTAATCGACTGCAATTTCTGTGTAAAG GAAGAAGACCTCGATTGTCAACAAGGTGTGATCGATTTCTCGCTATACCTGCGAAACAGCAATCATATACCTGGTGAATCTCCAGACGACGAGCTTGAAAATGATAACATGACAACTGTACTCGACCAGAAAAATTACATCGAGGAACTAAACCGACATTTAAA CGCAACTGTGACAAACCTTCAAGCCAAAGTGGAATCCTTAACAACGACAAACGCTCTTATGAAGGAGGACCTGTCTATCGCTAAAAATAACATTCTGTCGCTTCACGAGGAGAATAGACAATTGAAAAAAGAGTTGGGAATCGAAATTAAAGACACGAACGAG AATGGGAAACCACCGATCAAAATTACTGAAACTACGACAGAGATCGAGGAGTTGAGAAGTAGGCTAGATACTGAAAAGAAATTGCGGCAGGATGTAGAAAAGGAATTAGAATTACAG ATTAGTATGAAGTCAGAAATGGAAGTGGCTATGAAGCTGTTGGAGAAAGATATTCATGAGAAACAAGATACGATCATATCGTTGCGACGACAGCTCGACGAGATTAAGTTAATTAACTTGGAAATGTATAAAAAGCTACAG GAATGTGAGCACGAACTAACGCAGAAAGGAGAAATGGTGAGCCGGCTTCATGCGAAGACGAATCAAATCGGCAAGATCCTGAATAATCTTGAGAAGTGCAACCACATGAAAAAGGACGGCGAAAATATTCGTAGCCCAACCACGCCGAGCAGTATCTCGAAATCAATTCTTAATAAGACCAGTCCCACTTCACCACGATGTTACACGTCTGCAGACAATGTATCCGCGGTTGATTATCAGCACCCTCCTAATAATCAGCAACAATCAGCTAACAATCATCAAAAACCGACTAATAACCAGCAAACTAACAATCACCAACAATCCACTAATGCTCAGCAGCAATCCCTCACTAAGCAACCATGTTCTCCTAATAATAACGGACAAACAATGGGTAAAGAGCAACAAAATGGCGCTAACGTAAAGGAAATGGAAAAGCCTGATACCCCAGAACAGAGTAAATCGAATGGTGAGGTTTCTATGGAGGCGGAGGAACAATCGACTGCATAA